The DNA window ACGTGTCACTTTGTCGGCGTACGGCCCAGCCGTCGCGGACAGGGTGAAGTTCGCCGGACCATTATGCGGCTGGACGGCGATCTCCAGCAGTTGCCGGACCCGTTCGCCCGCGGCGAGCGTGAACGGCGCTTGCGGCGAGATGATATCGAGCGCGAGGTGCGTATCGGCGGCGAACTGCGACTGGCCGAGCGCGGCGTCGGTCGCATTGACGACGCCGACCGGCAGGCGAATGAGGTCGCCGGCCGTCACTTCCAGCGGCATCTTCGGTTCCAGATAGAACGGCTCCACCGATTCGATCTGCAGCGTCCCGGCGCCCAGCGCCCCGTCGGCCGAAAACGCATCGGCCGCCACGCGGAAGCTGGTGACGGAATCATTCAGGTCAAAGCTAATCGTCGCCTTGCCGTGTTCATCGGTCTTGACGCCCGCATGCCAGAAGAGCGTCTCAGCAAAGTCCGTCCGCTCCCCCGCCTTCCGACCCGGCCGCACCACATGGGCAAACTCCCGCACCGCGACAAAGTCGTTTCGCATGACCGGTCGATCTTCAGCAAACAGGCGGGCCCGTTTTTTGCCAGCGTCGACTTGCTTCAAAGCTTGATCCAGATCGTCGGCTTCGCGTCGTGGCACGGCGAGCCGCGAGGCCGACTGGGCCGGCGCCCGCAGGGCGCGCAGCTGGTTCACCACCACGGGCTCATTCGCCTCCTGGTCTTTCGCCGGAGCCGGATCGCCATGGGGCACAGGTCGGTCGCCAACGACCGGCCGTTCTGCGAGGTCCAAAGCCGCTGCTTCGTCCGGCTCGGCTGCGGCATGTTCGATACCCGCCGGAGCGGCAGGAGCCGGCGGCGGCGCGCCAAAGTTGGCTTCCACCTGCGGCAAAGCAAAGTCCTGGATCGCGCCGCCCCTTTGCAGCACCATGGCTTTATTGAGTTCCTGCTGCGAGGCACGCCGCAGGGCGATGGCGCGACGACCCTGGTCGCCGTGTTCTGCGAGGAACTTCGCCAGATCGACCAGGGCGAAGCGTCGCCAGCCTTGCACGCCCAGCAGCAGGTCGACGGCCAGCGGAGCCGTTTCATTTTGCGGATCCAGGTAGACCTGGGCGTCGGCCAGATCGTGGACATCGTCTTCCAGCAGCACCATCACCGGCAGGCTGGGAGCCTGCTCGCGACGGTCGATCATTTCCAGCACGCTGTCATCGATCGCGGTAACGCCCACCATGGCGGAGAGCGGTTGTCCGGCGGCGTCGGTCGTTTCAATCTGAACCACCGCCTTGCCGCCAGGCGTGTAGGTTTTTGCATCGGCAGTCAGCTTTAACTGCACGCTCCGCTGGGGCTGGCGGAACAGCAGACGCTCGGCCAGCGGCCGATCATTGGCGGCCCAGACCGCGGCGACCAGCACGCCGTCGGCATGCTGCGGGTCGAATTCGACGGCCTTCATTTTGCCGGCTTCCAGCTCGACTTTTTGCGTAGCAATCTCCAGATCGCCCTTGCGCAACGTGACCAGGAACTGGCCCGACTGGCTGGAGCCAACCTGCAGACGCACCTTGTTCTGTGCGACATCCTCGGCCGTACGCAGAACGGCGCCCGTCGGCTGGATGGCCGGCAGGGCGTAGGTCGTACGGATGCCGCGGGGCTCTGTGATTTTGAGCGAGTACGTTTCTCCGGTCTTCGGCGTCAGTTCAAAGCGACCGCGCCCTTCATGTTCCGAACGAAATTCGGCAACGGTTGCCCCCTGGGAATCGACGACGACCCCGGCCAGATCGGCCGGTTTTTTGGCGGGCGTGAATGCTTCGAAGTAAACGCGGGAAGGCAAACCGGCGACCAGATCGCCGCCTTCGGGATACAGATTCAAATCGACGGTCTGCAGCAGGATGGGGATCGTTTTGCTGGCCGTTTCGACCACGCCGCCGTCTTCGATCACCAGGGCCAGCGCGCCTTCGCCCCGACGGATGTCCGCCGGCAAAGAGAAGCGGGCCGTGGCCGTCCCTTGCGGGCTAACCTGGGTGCGTCCGCGATAGACTTCGGCGCCATCCACCCGGGCGAGAATGGTGACTTCGGCGCCGGCGGGCGGGCCGCCTTCGGCCCGTTCCACTTCCAGCGTGGCAGCGACTTCGTCGCCGGGGCCGTAACCGTCGCGAAGGAATTTGATCTGGCTCTTCAGCCGCGGGGCGCGATACGCGCGGATATCAAATTTCCGTTCGGCCGGCGCATTCCCGCGAGCCGGATCGGTAATGACGATCTTGTACTCGCCGCCTGCTTGTTCGGCGGGAATCTGCCATTGAAAGCCAAGTACTGCGTCTGTCAGCTGGGCGTGGCCGCCGGCGACGACGTCGCCTTTGGGGCCGGTAATTTCGATCATCCGGGTGACGGACCCCGGTTCAGGACGATTACCGGCGAAGTCCAGCGAAACGCCCCGCACGCGGAGAATCTCGCCGGGCCGATACAGCGGCTTGTCGGTCGAAACCGTGGTGCGATACCGCTCTAATCCGCCCAACTGCTCGGTGGGGGCAGTGGCACGGAGCGTCGCTGGGGCCGATGGTTCTTTGCTGGGAGCCTCCGGTTCCGCTGCAATCGCTTGCCAGAGAAGGCCGCCTGTGAGAAGAAAACTCGCTCCCAATCCCAGCCGCAAGAGTTGTGCGCGTCGAGTCACTGCAGGTCTCCCAGAAGATTGTTGGAATCGGTCGCCGCGGCGACCTTGTGCCAGCCTGTCGCCAGGATAGACGCATTCCAGCACGCAAGAGTTCCCAGCGAATCGCCCAGTTCAGGTCGAAAACGGCTCCTTTCCCTTACAGACGGCAAGCCCGGCGCCTGCCGATCGGACCGTCATCTTTTTTGCGGGTGTCCGCCATTGGAAGGGGGGGCTACCCAAAGCAGACTCGATTCTGACCCGCTTTTTACGGGAAAATTCCCTGCGAACGATTGGCCGCCCTTTGTAATGGATTCGTGCTGGCGAACGGCCGGCATGTGACAGGGGATCGGTTCAGGAAGATTCTGCAGGCAAAATTACTGCAAGGCCGATCGCGGCGGCGAATCTCGGCAGGCAGCCAGTCTTTTGCGAGATTTGTAAGCTATTATTGGAAACGGAAGCGTTTTTTGAACGCTGCTTGTTTTGACCTTCGAGATAGCCATGACTGAGAACCGTCGTACCTCGTATCGCTGCCCGGTGCGTTCGAACGATGAAGTTGCGATCCTGCGCACCAGGCGTCGTGATCTGGTGGTGCGCATCATCGATGAATCGGCAGGCGGTCTTTCCATCCAGGTCGAAAACTCAAAGGAGTTGAGCGAAGGAGAAATCCTCTCCATTGCCCACAACTCCAGCTGTTTTGAGGTGCGCGTCGCCTACCTGCGAGAACAGGCGGAAGACGGCAAGTGGCGGGTCGGCCTGGAGCGACGCGGCGAGCTGAAATATTTGCACAGCGCTGGCGTGTTCCATGGCGTGACCTTCCGCGACTTCACCGCTTCGTTTGGCTTGCTGGCCGTGACGAGCGCGATCCTGTTCATGATCTGGCACATGTCGCCGCCCGAGTGGAAAAAGGGCCTTTTCGGCGAAGAAGACACCGCGATCGTAGAGAACAGCGACGCAGAAAACGACAGCGAAGCCCGCGAGAAACTGCTCGCGGCAAAATACCTGCGACTAAGCGACGCACGTTCCCCGCGCTTCGCCAACATGCTGGAACTGACCCCGCCGCAGGTGAAAGAAATTCACACCGTCGTCGAGGCGACTTCACGTTCGATTGCCGGCATGTATCGCAATCGTTCGGGCGACGACGATGATCGCTGGATCGATGCCAGCCTGGATCTGATCAACAAAACGTGGATGCGGATCGAACAGGTCATGACCCCACCCCAGCACGAACGGTTTGCCCAGATGCTGCAGCAGGCCAAACTGCGATCGCAGCAGGCCCGTGCCAGCGAACCGCCGGCTACCGTCGCAGTACCTTAAAGGCAAAGTTGCCGCCCCACTTCTGCCCGATGGCGACCTTGATATAAAGCATGGCGAACGGCTCCAGATAACGGGCCATTGCAAGTTCGCCCGAGTCGACCGGGTCGAGTCCCAGCTCTTCCGCCAGTTGCCGGACCGTCTCTTTCGCCCCCTCGTCGTCGCCACAAAAAAAGACGGCCGCCTGGTGCTCGCCATAGTCGGCGTCCTTCATCGTCGCCGCACTTACGGTATTGAAGGCCTTCACCACTTTGGCGCCAGGGGCCCACTCGGCGATCTTTTCAGCGCCCGATTCGGTATGCCCAAGATCCAGGCCGGTAAAAGTGGCGTTGATCGGATTGATACAATCGATCACCACCTTGCCCGACAAGTCGCCCGCCGCCTCGATGGTTTCCTGGATGGTCGACCAGGGTGAGGCGAGCAGCACGACATCGCCGTGCGAAGCGGCTTCAGCGACAGAGCCGATACGGGCCGATTCGCCGGCCGTTTCCATGAGCCTGGCCGCTTTCTCACTTTGCGGATCGCGCGAACCGAACAGCACGTCGTGCCCGTTCTGCGCCCAGCGGGCTCCCAGAGTTCCCCCAACGTGCCCCGTACCCAAAACTCCAATTTTCACGTTCGCCAATCCTTTCTCAACGGTCATCTTCAACAGATCTGCTTCGCCGGTCCGCCAGCGACGCCTGATTAATGAGGCGCCCCGGTCCGTTCGGCCCAGGCCATCCAGTCGCGGCTCATTTGTGCGGTGCGGTCGGGAAATTTCTCCGCCAGGTTCCTGGTCTCCGTTCGATCGTCCTGCATGTCGTACAGCTCCCACTTTTTGATCCGGGAATCCCATACGCACTTCCAGTTCCCCTGGCGGACCGCGCGGTTGCCGGACCATTCCCAGCATAACTCGGCCGGCGGACTGCGGTCATCCCCGCGGAAAACGGGCGCCAGCGACGTTCCTTCCAGCGGCAGGATCTTCTGTCCCTGGAACTCCTCCGGATAAGGCTTGCCAGCCAGGTCCATGCAGGTGGCCATGATATCAATAATGTGGCCGACCTGCTGCGTCATGCCGTCGGCCTTTGTCTGGGCGGGCCAGCGGACAATAAACGGGGTGCTGATGCCGCCTTCATGCACCCAGGATTTATAGCGACAGAAGGGGGCATTCTGGGCCCAGCCCCAGGCCGGTCCGACGGCGGTGTAAAATTCCTTGGGACCTGGTATCGCCGCCGTGTTGCGGCCGCCCGGCTCTTCGGCGCAGCCGCCGTTATCGGAGAGGAACATTACTACGGTATTGTCGGCGACGCCTGTCTCGTCCAGGGCTTTCAGCAGGCGGCCGATGTTCTGGTCCATCGAGTCGATCATGGCCGCATAGACCGCCATGCGGAGGTCCTCCCAGTCCTGGTTCGCCGTTTCCCAGGAATAGGCCCTGCTGTCGTCGGACGACATGTCCCACTTCGGATCGATGATGCCCATGGCGATCTGACGGGCCAGTCGCTGCTTTCGCATTTCGTACCAGCCCATGCGGAATTTGCCGCGGTATTTGGCGATATCGGCCGGTTTGGCGTGGAGCGGATAATGGGGCGCCGTGTAGCACACGTGGACAAAAAAGGGCTTGTTCGCCGCCGCGAACTGGTGGATGCTCTCCACCGCGTGGTCCGTAAAGGCGTCGGTCGTGTAGTAGTCGTCGGGGAACTCGGTGATCTTCTGATCGTCGCGCCCGAACTTCCGCACCTTGCCGCCTTTGAATTTGGGATCGGGCTGGACGGGATTAAAAAAATTACAACAGCCATCGAGCAGGCCGTAATAGCGATCGAAACCGCGATGGAACGGATGGGTCGTCGGCGAAGATCCCAGGTGCCATTTGCCGCTGAGCGACGTTTGATAGCCGGCCGTTTTTAGCGCTTCGCCGAGCGTCACCATGTTCGTTTTCAGCAGTCCGCCGCGAGGACGCGGATAGAGTCCCGTCACCAGCGAGGCCCGCGTGGTGGTGCACTTGGCGTTGTTATAGAACTGCAGAAATCGGAGGCCGTCTTTCGCCATCGAATCCAGATTGGGCGTTTTGACTTCGCCCCCGTAACAGCCTATATCCGAGAACCCCATGTCGTCGGCCATGATCAAAACGATATTGGGGCGCGAGGCTTGATCGGCGTTAACTGGTTGCGTATAAATTACTTGTGCAACGAATGCCACAACGGCCGAAATGGCCAATGTAGTTATTCTGTGTAGCAAATGACGCGGGAATGACCGGCGGCAACCGGCCTGCGTTATGGCAAGGAATTGAAACATGATGAATCCTCTACTTCTAATCGCGCGTGCGCTGCGCTCGATTCTCGCTCGCTCACCACCGCGCTATCGGTGCGCAAAAAGACCAAGGGGCCACGGGCGGCAACCCGTTTGGCGGCCCCTTGGCGGCAAGGAACCGAAACCGGTTCCGTCTTGATTGTCTTCCCCACGATATCCACAGTCAATTCCCAGCGGCAACTGGGAGAGCTACGAAAGGACAAACAACCAATGGCAAGGAATCGAAAACAACGTCGCCAACAGCACGGATCTGCCTGGCACTGGAAGCAAACTGACTCGTGGTACTACACCGAACCCGGCACGAAGAAACGCATTCCGTTGTTCGACGAGATAGGCGAGCGGATTCGCGGCAAGGAGAACAAGGAAGTCGCGCGAGTGGCCCTGGCTCGGATTAAGGTGGCTGACGAGTTGAACACGCCAGCCCCCGCAGCATCGAACGAGTGGACGGTGGCCAAGGTGTGCGATGTCTACCTGGCCGATTTGCACCGCTCGGCGAATCCTGAGTGGGCGACCCAGGTTGAGAAATGGCTCAACGATCTCTGTGGCTACTGCGGTGCACTGAAAGTCAGTGAGTTTCAAAAGAAGCACTTGCGTACGTGGCTTCAGCGGCACACGACCTGGAATCACAACAGCCAGCGAAATGTGATCGGTTCGGTGATCGCTGCGTTCAACTTCTGCTGCAAGTTCGACGATCTCGATGTCAACCCAGTCGCAGGATATCAAAAGCCAACGGCAACGCCCCGCGTCACCGCCTTCTCGCCCGAGGAAGAGACCGCAATCCTTGAAGCAGCGGACGAAGCCCACGGCCTTTTCATCAAGGCGTGCCTCTTGACCGGGGCAAGGCCGTATTCCGAATTGGCGAAAGTGACCGCAGATCACGTTGTCGAGACACCGCAGGGAATGTACTACCTGTTGAAGGCCCGAACTGCCGATGGAGGTCACGGTCACAAGAGTGCCAAGAAGACCGGCAAGGACCGACGCATCATGTTGTGCGAGGAGATGGAGTCGATCACGCGGCAGTTGATGCTGACGGCACCGAAAGGGAGCGGAACGCCGCTGTTTCGCACGACTCGGGGTCGGCAATGGAAACGCTGCAACGGTGTCCAACGCTTTCTAGAACTGAAACGCAAGCTGAAGCTGCCCGATGACCGCTGTATGTACACCTGTCGGCACACTTTCGCCAAGCGCACGTTGAGCGGGTACTACACCGGCGTGCCGGTCACGATTGAGGTGCTCGCGGGACTGATGGGGAACACGCCCAAGGTTTGCTGGGATCACTACGCGGCGTGGGCCGATCAGTATAACGACCCGCTGTGGGCAGCTTTGGGCAAGAAGCCTTCCAAGCGAAAGGCAGGATGAGCCCTCGATGCTAAACTGAAGCCGATTTTGCGTCATGTAAGGTGACGGCAATCGGCTTAGCATTTGAGGATGAGAAGACCCGCTTCAGATTTGATTCTGAGGCGGGTCTTGTTCTTCGCATTGCCGCGTGAAAGTACCTGCCGCCAAGGGACTCGATGTTCAAACTGTTTGTTCAAGGAAGCCGCTGCGCGGCAGGTTTTGATTTTACCCCTTCGCTGTAGTTGTACGCCATCCTTGGAAGGACGTTTTTCTTTGCGTTTTTCCAGGAGGTTGATCATGAGCGAATTGCGACGGCGGATGACGGAAGACCTGCAGCTGCGGGGCTTGAGCGAACGCACCCAGGAGGCGTATCTGCGGGCGGTGCGGAAGTTGGCCGAACACTTTCGCACGCCGCCGGATCGGCTGAGCGAGGAGCAGGTGCGGCAGTATTTGCTGTATCTCAAGAATGACTGCGGTTTTGCTCCCGGCTCGATGCGTGTGGCTGTCAATGGCGTGAAGTTCTTTTATCACTATACCGCGCCGCGCGCTTGGGCCACGCTGTGCAACATTCGCATCCCGCCGCAGAAGACGTTGCCCGACGTGCTGTCGCGGCCGGAGGTGCGGCAGTTGCTCGCCGCCGTGCGGACCCGCCACAACCGGGCCTACTTGTGGACGGTGTACGCTTGCGGCTTGCGGCTCAACGAAGGGCTGCATCTGCAGGTCGCCGATCTCGACAGCCAGCGGATGATGCTGCATGTGCATCGCGGCAAAGGCGCCAAGGATCGCTTTATTCTCCTGCCGCAAGAACTGCTGGCGATGCTGCGCCGTTACTGGCTCGAACATCGTAACCCGCGCTGGTTGTTTCCCGCTTTGGGACGCGGCCGCAACCAAGGCGGCGTCGCCGACAAGCCGATGGCCGAAGCCAGCGTGCAGGGCGCCTGGAAGCGGGTCGTCGATCAGTCAGG is part of the Lignipirellula cremea genome and encodes:
- a CDS encoding arylsulfatase — translated: MAFVAQVIYTQPVNADQASRPNIVLIMADDMGFSDIGCYGGEVKTPNLDSMAKDGLRFLQFYNNAKCTTTRASLVTGLYPRPRGGLLKTNMVTLGEALKTAGYQTSLSGKWHLGSSPTTHPFHRGFDRYYGLLDGCCNFFNPVQPDPKFKGGKVRKFGRDDQKITEFPDDYYTTDAFTDHAVESIHQFAAANKPFFVHVCYTAPHYPLHAKPADIAKYRGKFRMGWYEMRKQRLARQIAMGIIDPKWDMSSDDSRAYSWETANQDWEDLRMAVYAAMIDSMDQNIGRLLKALDETGVADNTVVMFLSDNGGCAEEPGGRNTAAIPGPKEFYTAVGPAWGWAQNAPFCRYKSWVHEGGISTPFIVRWPAQTKADGMTQQVGHIIDIMATCMDLAGKPYPEEFQGQKILPLEGTSLAPVFRGDDRSPPAELCWEWSGNRAVRQGNWKCVWDSRIKKWELYDMQDDRTETRNLAEKFPDRTAQMSRDWMAWAERTGAPH
- a CDS encoding NADPH-dependent F420 reductase, which translates into the protein MKIGVLGTGHVGGTLGARWAQNGHDVLFGSRDPQSEKAARLMETAGESARIGSVAEAASHGDVVLLASPWSTIQETIEAAGDLSGKVVIDCINPINATFTGLDLGHTESGAEKIAEWAPGAKVVKAFNTVSAATMKDADYGEHQAAVFFCGDDEGAKETVRQLAEELGLDPVDSGELAMARYLEPFAMLYIKVAIGQKWGGNFAFKVLRR
- a CDS encoding site-specific integrase, which translates into the protein MSELRRRMTEDLQLRGLSERTQEAYLRAVRKLAEHFRTPPDRLSEEQVRQYLLYLKNDCGFAPGSMRVAVNGVKFFYHYTAPRAWATLCNIRIPPQKTLPDVLSRPEVRQLLAAVRTRHNRAYLWTVYACGLRLNEGLHLQVADLDSQRMMLHVHRGKGAKDRFILLPQELLAMLRRYWLEHRNPRWLFPALGRGRNQGGVADKPMAEASVQGAWKRVVDQSGLAKSVSIHTLRHSYASHLIEAGVGLRRVQQLLGHSSLQTTARYLHVTEPGGEHTRQIIDQLMQGVGAALDAGA
- a CDS encoding tyrosine-type recombinase/integrase; translated protein: MKHDESSTSNRACAALDSRSLTTALSVRKKTKGPRAATRLAAPWRQGTETGSVLIVFPTISTVNSQRQLGELRKDKQPMARNRKQRRQQHGSAWHWKQTDSWYYTEPGTKKRIPLFDEIGERIRGKENKEVARVALARIKVADELNTPAPAASNEWTVAKVCDVYLADLHRSANPEWATQVEKWLNDLCGYCGALKVSEFQKKHLRTWLQRHTTWNHNSQRNVIGSVIAAFNFCCKFDDLDVNPVAGYQKPTATPRVTAFSPEEETAILEAADEAHGLFIKACLLTGARPYSELAKVTADHVVETPQGMYYLLKARTADGGHGHKSAKKTGKDRRIMLCEEMESITRQLMLTAPKGSGTPLFRTTRGRQWKRCNGVQRFLELKRKLKLPDDRCMYTCRHTFAKRTLSGYYTGVPVTIEVLAGLMGNTPKVCWDHYAAWADQYNDPLWAALGKKPSKRKAG
- a CDS encoding MG2 domain-containing protein; amino-acid sequence: MTRRAQLLRLGLGASFLLTGGLLWQAIAAEPEAPSKEPSAPATLRATAPTEQLGGLERYRTTVSTDKPLYRPGEILRVRGVSLDFAGNRPEPGSVTRMIEITGPKGDVVAGGHAQLTDAVLGFQWQIPAEQAGGEYKIVITDPARGNAPAERKFDIRAYRAPRLKSQIKFLRDGYGPGDEVAATLEVERAEGGPPAGAEVTILARVDGAEVYRGRTQVSPQGTATARFSLPADIRRGEGALALVIEDGGVVETASKTIPILLQTVDLNLYPEGGDLVAGLPSRVYFEAFTPAKKPADLAGVVVDSQGATVAEFRSEHEGRGRFELTPKTGETYSLKITEPRGIRTTYALPAIQPTGAVLRTAEDVAQNKVRLQVGSSQSGQFLVTLRKGDLEIATQKVELEAGKMKAVEFDPQHADGVLVAAVWAANDRPLAERLLFRQPQRSVQLKLTADAKTYTPGGKAVVQIETTDAAGQPLSAMVGVTAIDDSVLEMIDRREQAPSLPVMVLLEDDVHDLADAQVYLDPQNETAPLAVDLLLGVQGWRRFALVDLAKFLAEHGDQGRRAIALRRASQQELNKAMVLQRGGAIQDFALPQVEANFGAPPPAPAAPAGIEHAAAEPDEAAALDLAERPVVGDRPVPHGDPAPAKDQEANEPVVVNQLRALRAPAQSASRLAVPRREADDLDQALKQVDAGKKRARLFAEDRPVMRNDFVAVREFAHVVRPGRKAGERTDFAETLFWHAGVKTDEHGKATISFDLNDSVTSFRVAADAFSADGALGAGTLQIESVEPFYLEPKMPLEVTAGDLIRLPVGVVNATDAALGQSQFAADTHLALDIISPQAPFTLAAGERVRQLLEIAVQPHNGPANFTLSATAGPYADKVTRSVTVRPQGFPLADGQGGLLGPGETATFTVNIPADIVPRSLTAKAVVYPTPLASMTQALEALIREPCGCFEQTSSSVYPLVMAQQYFMSHQGVDPAVIERSADILDRGYARLLGFESKSGGFEWFGGDPGHDALTAYGLMEFRDMAEVRQVDADMLARTTKWLLAQRDGKGGFERKTHTLHTWVAEPECSIGYNTWALLSADVDADLSTEVKAVRELAEKSQNSYAVALAANVLTLAGDKDGSNHLLDKLAGYQQADGSLSGATQSVVGSGGEALQIETTSLAALAWLGNPHYVENVERSIQYLAESCKSGRFGSTQSTILALKAIVAYDASRAKPKAPGSLQLVIDGEPIGDAVSFTADTTGAIELPLSAAVLAQLSQAGEHNVQVRMQDGSQMPYSMSVNYNRLTPASAEKCALHLEVKLVDDKVEEGAVTEAQVTIVNRTNETVPTPLAIIGAPGGLEVRHDQLKELVKQGKIAAYEVIGREVVLYWRALEAEERVDLPLSFVAAVPGVYTGPASRAYLYYTDEHKQWVDGLKVEITAK
- a CDS encoding PilZ domain-containing protein, which codes for MTENRRTSYRCPVRSNDEVAILRTRRRDLVVRIIDESAGGLSIQVENSKELSEGEILSIAHNSSCFEVRVAYLREQAEDGKWRVGLERRGELKYLHSAGVFHGVTFRDFTASFGLLAVTSAILFMIWHMSPPEWKKGLFGEEDTAIVENSDAENDSEAREKLLAAKYLRLSDARSPRFANMLELTPPQVKEIHTVVEATSRSIAGMYRNRSGDDDDRWIDASLDLINKTWMRIEQVMTPPQHERFAQMLQQAKLRSQQARASEPPATVAVP